One genomic window of Boudabousia tangfeifanii includes the following:
- a CDS encoding GuaB3 family IMP dehydrogenase-related protein — MSHEIEIGRGKRALRAYSFDDIAVIPARRTRDPKDVNVGWQIDAYHVDVPVMAAPMDSVMSPQTAIALGQLGGIGVLDLEGLWTRYEDPMPIYEQIRKLPEEQVTVGLQKLYQEPIKRELITQRIQEIRAGGVTVAAALSPQHTLEYSQTVIDAGVDLLVIRGTTVSAEHVSSQAEPLNLKRFIYELDVPVVVGGVATYTAALHLMRTGAAGVLVGFGGGAAHTTRQALGIHVPMATAVADVAAARRDYQDESGGRYVHVIADGGIGHSGDIVKAIACGADAVMLGALLARAEDAPGGGWHWGSEARHPILPRGQRVRVGTAGTLSEIMYGPATRSDGTLNIIGALKRTMATTGYNEVKDLQKVTIVVDRD; from the coding sequence ATGAGTCACGAAATCGAAATCGGCAGAGGTAAACGAGCCCTCCGCGCCTACTCCTTCGACGATATTGCGGTGATTCCCGCTAGACGCACCCGTGACCCTAAAGACGTAAATGTTGGCTGGCAAATCGACGCCTACCATGTCGACGTGCCCGTAATGGCTGCTCCCATGGACTCCGTCATGAGCCCCCAAACTGCGATCGCCCTCGGACAGCTGGGTGGCATTGGGGTACTAGACCTAGAAGGGCTCTGGACGCGTTATGAAGATCCCATGCCCATTTACGAGCAAATCCGTAAGCTCCCTGAAGAGCAAGTTACGGTGGGACTGCAAAAACTCTACCAAGAACCGATCAAGCGGGAACTAATCACCCAGCGGATTCAAGAGATTCGTGCTGGGGGAGTTACTGTGGCAGCGGCACTCTCACCCCAACATACTTTGGAATACTCCCAGACGGTGATCGATGCTGGGGTAGACCTGTTGGTGATTCGTGGAACCACGGTAAGCGCGGAACACGTTTCAAGCCAAGCAGAACCTCTTAACCTAAAGCGGTTTATCTATGAACTCGATGTGCCAGTGGTCGTCGGTGGGGTCGCCACCTACACTGCAGCATTACACCTGATGCGTACCGGTGCTGCCGGGGTCCTCGTTGGCTTCGGCGGGGGAGCTGCCCATACCACCCGTCAGGCACTCGGCATTCACGTTCCCATGGCCACAGCAGTTGCCGATGTGGCTGCAGCTCGCCGTGACTACCAAGATGAGTCTGGTGGTCGCTACGTGCACGTTATCGCTGATGGCGGTATTGGCCATAGCGGTGACATTGTTAAAGCCATCGCCTGCGGTGCTGATGCTGTCATGCTGGGGGCACTCTTGGCGCGTGCCGAGGACGCTCCTGGCGGCGGCTGGCACTGGGGGAGCGAAGCCCGCCACCCGATTTTGCCCCGCGGTCAACGAGTACGAGTAGGCACAGCCGGTACCCTATCGGAGATCATGTATGGCCCAGCCACCCGTTCTGACGGTACTTTGAACATTATTGGGGCGCTAAAACGCACCATGGCCACCACCGGCTACAACGAAGTCAAAGACCTACAAAAAGTCACCATTGTCGTCGATCGTGACTAA